One window of Clarias gariepinus isolate MV-2021 ecotype Netherlands chromosome 21, CGAR_prim_01v2, whole genome shotgun sequence genomic DNA carries:
- the tcima gene encoding transcriptional and immune response regulator a, protein MSSYTTRSDSCRVCPSAHANRFDTACRKRAVPNIFEHVREDALVRLFRKAGDAKAEERARSIFSCDNDPDETARALMALKQRKKDKFLQIARSLRGLLKLR, encoded by the coding sequence ATGTCGAGCTACACGACGAGGTCAGACAGCTGCCGGGTGTGTCCGTCCGCACACGCTAACCGTTTCGACACGGCTTGCCGCAAGCGCGCGGTCCCCAACATCTTCGAGCACGTGAGAGAGGATGCGCTCGTGCGGCTCTTCCGCAAGGCGGGCGACGCGAAGGCCGAGGAGCGCGCGCGGAGCATCTTCTCGTGCGATAACGACCCTGACGAGACGGCGCGCGCTCTGATGGCGCTCAAGCAGCGCAAGAAGGACAAGTTCCTGCAGATCGCGCGCTCACTCCGCGGCCTCCTGAAGCTGCGCTGA